A region from the Pempheris klunzingeri isolate RE-2024b chromosome 17, fPemKlu1.hap1, whole genome shotgun sequence genome encodes:
- the nol12 gene encoding nucleolar protein 12 produces the protein MKNAKKHNNVPPNAKFKSGSKKRENKCIVTFDDKDRQDYLTGFHKRKVERRKAAVAEIRKKIKDEQIRVREERHKEYIKMLKERNEALAAAEDDLEDMVTGMTESVQYDHPNHTVTVTTISDLDLTGGHLLGPAATQDNGVSKVEESGEEKEEKIEAMPRKAGNPILNKKIRSLNASLSTCTSKRKRKGKQEGRRGRTDKRSGATEGKNRGKKTSKWKRRRHSGKRVHLQE, from the exons atgaaaaatgcgAAAAAGCATAACAATGTGCCCCCAAATGCCAAATTCAAGTCGGGCTccaagaagagagaaaacaaatgcatcGTTACGTTTGACgacaaagacagaca GGACTATTTAACTGGTTTCCATAAGCGAAAGGTGGAAAGGAggaaagcagcagtggcagaaaTCCGAAAGAAAATAAAGGACGAACAGATCAGAGTCCGGGAAGAG AGGCATAAAGAATACATTAAGATGTTGAAGGAAAGAAATGAGGCTCTTG CGGCCGCTGAAGATGATCTGGAAGATATGGTAACCGGCATGACAGAGTCTGTTCAATACGATCACCCAAACCACACTGTCACCGTGACAACCATCAGTGATCTTGACCTCACAGGGGGTCACCTGTTAGGACCTGCAGCAACTCAG GATAATGGGGTGAGCAAGGTTGAagaaagtggggaggaaaaggaggaaaaaatagaGGCAATGCCAAGAAAAGCAGGGAATCCAATCCTCAACAAAAa GATCCGCTCCCTGAATGCGTCGCTCAGCACTTGCACCAGCAAGcggaagaggaaagggaagcaGGAAGGCCGAAGAGGCAGGACAGACAAGAGATCCGGTGCCACAGAGGGTAAAAACAGAGGCAAGAAGACCAGCAAGTGGAAGAGACGCCGACACAGTGGGAAAAGGGTGCATCTTCAGGAGTGA
- the srebf2 gene encoding sterol regulatory element-binding protein 2 encodes MDGGEYISSMENMDTTLAELGDEFTLGDIDEMLQFVSNQVGDFPDLFEEHVTSAGSIQSGGASTSPRPAIQTPQTPQTPAPASYQSSVSLTPSQTLSPQSVPLTPPLTPAQTPSPTTASTGQQQVTRSPPLLQPRPQVVQPIQPQPQQTAQPTIQMHTQGIPMQTQTFPVHTLVQTHSQTPLPIQTQAAQTVMIASSGGQSRFIQSPVICHQNPGAGFQVLQPQMQSIMTSPQLQPVTIQHQRVLTPAGQTIQTLSTAPTTVHTMQQQMQQVPVLVQQPQILKTDSLVLTTLKPDGTQVLSTMQSPTGITTLTTPIQNTALQVPTLMSSNILTTVPVVMGGGDKLPIKQLQPGSSNCTNVKSSMDQGQMMGGGLGPGGVVKEGERRTTHNIIEKRYRSSINDKIVELRDLVMGNDAKMHKSGVLRKAIDYIKYLQQVNHKLRQENLALKMANQKNKPVTLPEDVELKQEIVMMSPPASDSGSGSPHQFSPYCVDSEPGSPLLEHDQLKSEPDSPSSVGVMDRSRLLLCALTFFCLSLNPLPSLLGSEASVNPSVSAGHGPSRTLFWFPSHTQDFASWLRCLLPWVMVWVLSGVGAVWGCVRVLYLWEPVTPLHSPKSVSFWRHRKQADLHLNRGDYTAAMASLETCLSILTRALPSTNLDLVCSLSWNLIRYFLHRPTPLGWLVHQVGGKHEGEEARTSAKDAALVCHRLSQLQLTGKLPQRSSLWALSLSLSAVNLSESAQGKMAPAQLTQIYVTAATALRTLLGHHLSCLPGYLLCCAESVANQSETKPIPDCLRWLFTPLGRQFFLSCDWSVKSESTDEVYTSQRDPADPIAQLHRCFCRKLLERAVHTLIQPQSDSEADKRKDDSGEFSNALEFLQLLNSCTEDSTSPPPPFSTPPNHTTTPVGDPVSRWWALVLKAAVHWLQGDDVAVRSLLAEAERMPRALHTLDHPLPKAVLLLCKAVQMSLSPLKGEGAVACLSHCDRASSYLRSSISVPLTQSGNWLNKGVELLVCDLLLTLRTSLWQRGGSSNGEPGPAPGSQLAGFQRDLSTLRKLTQCYRQAQHKVFLHETTVRLMAGASPTRTHQLLEHNLRRRTHSSYTAGDCVLGERERAHAILLACRHLPMPLLTPPGHRARLLAEAKRTLERVGDRRSLQDCQQILLRLSGGTTIAAS; translated from the exons atGGACGGCGGAGAGTACATCTCCAGCATGGAGAACATGGACACGACTCTAGCGGAATTAGGGGACGAATTCACATTGGGAGACATCGACG AGATGCTGCAGTTTGTCAGCAACCAGGTGGGGGACTTCCCAGACTTATTTGAGGAGCATGTGACCTCAGCAGGCTCTATACAGAGTGGCGGCGCCAGCACCAGCCCACGACCTGCCATTCAAACCCCTCAGACTCCCCAGACACCAGCCCCTGCTTCCTACCAGAGCTCCGTCAGCCTCACCCCCTCCCAGACACTGTCTCCCCAGTCTGTTCCCCTCACCCCTCCACTCACTCCAGCACAGACCCCTTCTCCCACCACCGCTTCCAcagggcagcagcaggtgaCCCGCAGCCCTCCACTCCTCCAGCCACGGCCTCAGGTGGTCCAGCCCATCCAGCCTCAGCCCCAACAGACGGCCCAGCCCACCATCCAG ATGCACACTCAGGGGATCCCTATGCAGACCCAGACCTTCCCAGTTCATACCCTGGTTCAGACGCACAGCCAGACGCCCCTGCCCATCCAGACCCAGGCAGCCCAAACGGTGATGATTGCCTCCAGTGGCGGACAGTCACGTTTCATCCAGAGCCCTGTCATCTGCCACCAGAACCCTGGTGCTGGTTTCCAAG TTCTCCAACCACAGATGCAGAGCATTATGACTTCACCACAGCTCCAACCAGTGACCATTCAGCACCAGCGTGTTCTGACCCCAGCCGGTCAGACCATCCAGACTCTCTCCACAGCGCCCACTACAGTCCACACTATGCAACAGCAGATGCAGCAAGTACCT GTTCTGGTCCAGCAGCCTCAGATTCTGAAGACAGATTCACTGGTTCTGACAACGCTTAAACCAGATGGCACACAGGTGTTGTCTACCATGCAGAGCCCCACAGGGATCACCACCTTGACCACGCCCATCCAGAACACAGCTCTGCAAGTCCCG ACGCTGATGAGCAGTAACATCCTGACCACCGTCCCTGTTGTGATGGGAGGAGGAGACAAGCTGCCAATCAAGCAGCTACAGCCAGGCTCCTCCAACTGCACAAACGTCAAATCAAGCATGGACCAAGGCCAGATGATGGGAGGAGGATTAGGCCCGGGAGGAGTGGTGAAGGAGGGCGAGAGGAGGACAACCCACAACATTATCGAGAAGAGGTACCGGTCCTCCATCAACGACAAAATCGTGGAGCTCAGAGATCTGGTCATGGGCAATGACGCAAAG ATGCACAAGTCAGGAGTGCTGAGGAAGGCCATAGACTACATCAAGTACCTGCAACAGGTCAACCACAAACTACGTCAGGAGAACTTGGCCCTTAAGATGGCCAACCAGAAGAACA aGCCAGTGACACTGCCTGAAGATGTGGAGCTTAAACAGGAAATAGTGATGATGTCACCTCCAGCCTCAGACTCTGGCTCTGGTTCCCCTCACCAGTTCTCTCCGTACTGTGTGGACTCAGAGCCAGGCAGCCCCTTGCTGGAGCACGATCAG tTGAAGAGTGAGCCAGACTCTCCCTCCTCGGTTGGAGTGATGGATCGTTCTCGACTGCTTCTCTGTGCCCTGACCTTCTTCTGCCTGTCCTTAAACCCGCTGCCATCTTTGTTGGGCTCTGAGGCCTCAGTGAACCCCAGCGTATCTGCAGGCCATGGGCCCTCTAGAACCCTTTTCTGGTTCCCAAGTCACACGCAGGACTTCG CATCCTGGCTGCGGTGCCTGTTGCCGTGGGTGATGGTGTGGGTGCTGAGCGGGGTGGGAGCGGTGTGGGGCTGTGTCAGGGTGCTCTACCTGTGGGAGCCTGTCACACCTCTTCACTCGCCAAAATCTGTGTCATTCTGGAGGCATCGCAAACAAGCCGACCTGCATCTCAACCGG GGAGATTACACAGCAGCTATGGCCAGCTTAGAGACCTGCCTGTCCATCTTGACCAGAGCTCTTCCCTCTACCAATCTGGACCTGGTCTGCTCGCTGTCCTGGAATCTAATTCGCTACTTCTTGCATCGTCCAACACCTCTGGGCTGGCTGGTTCACCAGGTTGGGGGAAAgcatgagggagaggaggcaagGACCAGTGCGAAGGACGCAGCACTGGTTTGCCATCGGCTGAGCCAGCTGCAACTCACAG gaaagCTGCCTCAGCGTAGCAGCCTGTGggctttgtctctctctctgagcgcCGTCAACCTCAGCGAGAGTGCCCAAGGCAAGATGGCCCCTGCCCAGCTCACCCAGATCTATGTTACTGCAGCAACAGCCCTGCGTACCTTGCTGGGCCACCATCTTTCCTGTCTACCT GGTTATCTGTTGTGTTGCGCTGAGAGTGTGgccaaccaatcagagaccaAGCCCATCCCAGACTGCCTGCGCTGGCTCTTCACCCCACTGGGTAGGCAGTTCTTCCTCAGTTGTGATTGGTCGGTGAAGTCAGAGAGCACCGACGAGGTGTACACTTCACAGAGAGACCCAG CTGACCCCATTGCCCAGCTGCACCGCTGTTTCTGCAGGAAGCTTTTGGAGAGAGCTGTTCACACCCTCATCCAGCCACAGAGTGACTCTGAAGCAGACAAACGCAAGGACGACTCTGG GGAGTTTTCCAATGCTCTAGAGTTCCTGCAGTTATTGAACAGCTGTACAGAGGACTCaacttcccctcctcctcctttctcaaCTCCTCCCAATCACACCACCACTCCAG TGGGTGACCCAGTGAGTCGTTGGTGGGCTTTGGTCCTGAAGGCTGCTGTGCATTGGCTGCAGGGCGATGATGTCGCCGTGAGGTCACTGTTGGCAGAAGCAGAGCGGATGCCGAGGGCTCTGCACACTCTTGA CCACCCTCTGCCCAAGGCTGTGCTTCTGCTTTGCAAGGCAGTTCAGATGAGTCTGTCCCCTCTGAAGGGAGAAGGGGCAGTAGCCTGCCTGTCCCACTGTGACAGAGCCAGCAGCTACCTGCGCTCCAGTATCTCCGTGCCTCTCACCCAATCTGGGAACTGGCTGAACAAG GGggtggagctgctggtctgtgaCCTTCTACTGACCTTGAGGACCAGTTTATGGCAGCGAGGAGGCAGCAGTAATGGAGAACCTGGCCCAGCCCCTGGATCCCAGTTGGCTGGTTTCCAGAGGGACCTCAGCACGCTCAGAAAGCTCACACAGTGCTACAGGCAGGCACAACACAAG gtgTTTCTTCATGAGACAACAGTGAGGCTGatggctggagccagtcccacGAGGACACACCAACTACTGGAGCACAACCTCCGACGCAGGACACACAGCTCCTACACAGCCG GTGATTGCGTCCttggtgagagggagagggctCATGCCATCCTGCTGGCTTGCCGCCATCTGCCCATGCCCCTGCTAACTCCACCCGGGCACCGCGCACGCCTGCTAGCCGAGGCCAAGCGCACCCTGGAGCGGGTGGGAGACCGGCGGTCCCTGCAGGACTGTCAACAGATCCTGCTGCGCCTCAGTGGGGGCACGACCATCGCTgcctcctga
- the LOC139217180 gene encoding uncharacterized protein, translating to MSYNVVFSPGDEAEKEGDESETRWSEELRLVFIGKTGSGKSASGNTILGRRQFLSQISASSVTQICQLGCSDLVEEDDQTVTQRRMRRVTVVDMPGFGDTHLSVEQIHAEIAKCVSLSAPGPHAFLLVVPIGRFTDNENQAACELTKMFGEDAVRHHTVVLFTRGDDLEGMGIEEYLRETAPAGLRALIDRCGGRYHVFNNKDPSNLTQVKELLMKVDKMVKQTSEGFYTNAMFLEAEAAIREEQKRMLMERGQAEGADQGGDSSSVAEQAKFAKRRKCDLESNAAENQGSQGVRMRELERGNEDELRVETWREESRSNTLSLLRDRVEQHKDQFRGRRRGCSRDISQQHSLRSSLICMRREAALSAKVLKKVKILVAAGATGMAVGAVFGAAAPLAAAAGASLMGNSVGFAAGQLAGMSAVGGTSVGKAVGAIVAAASGKTAVALGAATGGVLGGSVGAVAGAEAATPGEGALDALGQVSVIGVSAVGVAAGVGGTMGAGAALGAALEGAAFSTAALTGAETASAGVVSASVAQSSSALAAGQHVVATVGSVAAGNGTAQCAGAGAALAQEMAVNVPVAAGSPGAVCAITGPGVASVAGRVSDPWSTVTAATRILTAVAEIGKAAAGIALAGGLVVKVVKEKVRCGTGTTEASYSEKKSYEVHWNK from the exons ATGTCTTATAACGTGG TGTTTTCCCCAGGCGATGAGGCCGAGAAGGAAGGAGATGAGTCTGAAACCAGATGGAGTGAGGAACTCAGGCTGGTCTTCATTGGAAAGACTGGATCTGGAAAGAGTGCATCTGGAAACACCATCTTGGGCCGAAGGCAGTTCCTGTCACAGATCAGTGCCAGCTCTGTCACCCAGATTTGCCAGCTTGGTTGCAGTGATCTCGTTGAGGAGGATGACCAGACCgtcacacagaggaggatgaggagagtcACAGTGGTTGATATGCCAGGTTTTGGGGACACTCACCTCAGTGTGGAGCAGATTCATGCAGAGATTGCCAAATGTGTGTCCCTCTCTGCCCCTGGGCCACATGCTTTCCTCCTGGTAGTGCCTATAGGACGTTTTACAGACAACGAGAACCAGGCTGCCTGCGAGTTGACCAAGATGTTTGGAGAGGACGCTGTTCGTCACCACACAGTGGTCCTTTTTACCCGGGGTGATGACCTGGAGGGAATGGGGATTGAAGAGTACCTGAGGGAGACTGCACCTGCTGGGCTTAGGGCTCTGATTGACAGGTGTGGGGGCAGGTACCATGTATTCAACAACAAAGACCCCAGTAACTTGACACAGGTTAAAGAACTCTTAATGAAGGTGGACAAGATGGTGAAACAGACTAGTGAAGGGTTTTATACTAATGCCATGTTTTTGGAAGCAGAGGCTGCCATCAGGGAGGAGCAGAAAAGAATGTTGATGGAGCGAGGGCAAGCAGAGGGGGCTGACCAAGGGGGAGACAGCAGCAGCGTGGCAGAACAGGCTAAATTCGCAAAACGTAGGAAGTGTGACTTGGAATCTAATGCAGCAGAGAATCAAGGATCACAGGGAGTCAGGATGAGGGAGTtggagagaggaaatgaagacGAACTTAGGGTAGAGacatggagggaggagagcagaagcAACACCCTCAGCCTTCTGAGGGACCGAGTTGAACAACACAAGGACCAGTTCAGAGGCAGACgcagaggctgcagcagggaCATCAGCCAGCAACACTCTCTCCGTTCATCTTTGATTTGCATGAGGAGGGAGGCTGCGCTCTCTGCTAAGGTCCTGAAGAAAGTTAAGATCCTGGTGGCTGCTGGAGCTACAGGCATGGCTGTAGGGGCGGTGTTTGGGGCAGCTGCCCCTTTAGCAGCTGCAGCCGGAGCATCTCTGATGGGGAACTCAGTTGGTTTTGCTGCAGGTCAGTTAGCTGGCATGTCTGCAGTGGGAGGTACAAGTGTTGGAAAAGCTGTGGGGGCCATAGTGGCGGCAGCCTCAGGGAAAACTGCAGTGGCTCTGGGGGCAGCAACAGGTGGGGTTTTGGGTGGTTCGGTCGGAGCCGTTGCTGGTGCTGAGGCAGCCACTCCAGGGGAGGGCGCTCTGGATGCCCTGGGGCAGGTTAGCGTCATAGGGGTCTCTGCTGTGGGCGTGGCAGCAGGTGTGGGAGGCACCATGGGAGCTGGGGCTGCTCTAGGTGCAGCTCTGGAGGGAGCAGCTTTCAGCACAGCAGCCCTCACCGGAGCTGAAACTGCATCAGCAGGAGTAGTCAGTGCTTCTGTAGCTCAGAGTAGTTCAGCTTTAGCAGCGGGGCAGCATGTAGTGGCCACTGTAGGGAGCGTAGCTGCAGGTAATGGGACTGCTCAGTGTGctggagcaggagcagcctTAGCTCAAGAGATGGCTGTGAATGTCCCAGTGGCTGCTGGGTCTCCTGGTGCTGTGTGTGCGATAACAGGGCCAGGTGTGGCATCAGTAGCTGGCAGGGTGTCAGACCCCTGGAGCACTGTGACAGCAGCCACACGCATCCTGACTGCAGTGGCTGAGATAGGCAAAGCTGCTGCAGGCATCGCTCTGGCTGGTGGTCTGGTAGTGAAGGTGGTAAAGGAAAAAGTCAGATGTGGCACAGGAACAACAGAAGCCAGTTACTCAGAGAAAAAGTCTTATGAGGTCCACTGGAACAAATAA
- the ccdc134 gene encoding coiled-coil domain-containing protein 134, with product MRSVCAVVLALAAAALSSADSDTHRPRHDSNLEIYKRLFETKRKDQLNALKNLVELNDINQQYKIIDIMLKGLFKVLEDSRQILVAANMQPDDPFPMDDKIKEAYSHVVENTAFFGDVALRFPRIVHHYYDRNADWDGLLRWGLNFCNQTGVFTGGAHQHVLTLMSQELGIIEKTPDFTNPYRTERDDVLHTAEAFQKILREEEKRRRKEEKRKEIRKGPRISRSRTEL from the exons ATGCGGAGTGTGTGTGCGGTGGTCCTGGCACTCGCTGCTGCCGCCCTCAGCTCGGCAGACTCCGACACGCACAGGCCGAGACATGACTCCAACCTGGAGATCT ACAAGCGGCTGTTTGAGACCAAGAGGAAAGATCAGCTGAACGCGCTCAAGAACCTGGTAGAACTGAATGACATCAATCAGCAGTACAAGATCATAGACATCATGCTCAAAGGACTCTTcaag GTGCTGGAAGACTCGAGACAAATCCTGGTTGCAGCCAACATGCAGCCTGATGACCCTTTCCCAATGGACGATAAGATCAAAGAAG CTTATTCCCATGTGGTGGAGAATACAGCGTTTTTCGGCGACGTGGCGTTGCGTTTCCCTCGTATTGTCCACCACTACTATGATCGTAACGCTGATTGGGACGGTCTGCTGCGATGGGGGCTGAACTTCTGTAACCAGACAGGGGTTTTCACAGGAGGAGCCCACCAACATGTCCTCACACTT ATGTCACAGGAGCTGGGAATAATAGAGAAAACCCCAGACTTCACAAACCCGTACCGCACAGAGAGAGACGAT GTGCTTCACACTGCTGAGGCGTTCCAGAAGAtcctgagggaggaggagaagaggaggaggaaagaagagaagaggaaagaaatcaGGAAAGGGCCTCGCATCTCCCGCTCCCGCACCGAGCTATAG